Within Planococcus citri chromosome 2, ihPlaCitr1.1, whole genome shotgun sequence, the genomic segment TTCTGCAATTTGTATGCTTATTGCTATTAGCTTTTCCTTTACGACTTCAGAGGATCCGGTTTTGTACTCCCCGCCATCCAGCACTCTATCTAACTTGTAACAGAACAATTTCTTGACGTCACTCTTCTTTCTATTATTCATTGAATCCGCGAGCATCTCTTTGTCATATGTTCAGTTTGGTTGCTGCAGCGCTGCAGCTGATCTCCTCTTACCTTTCCTTCCCCTTGGTACAGGTACATATGTACACTGTTTAGGGATGTTTTCGAATCGATTTATATAGGTGTACGCCACTAGTGATGgtctaaaaatatgtacaactaACCATAAGGTGATGCACCTAATAGTATGCCAATCGAATCTCAATAAATTCTCAATTAGGgaggtaatttttataaatcaatttagataatctttcaaattttttgagatatgcTTGAGTCGTGTGCAGCATGTTTATGaggctgaaataattttttgaaaaaggtaactcgttttttttttcatagcgaaagctttgatttttaaaaggtgaaagtaggtacctacctagtacctacttacctactagaTGATAGATAcattatgtttttttctcatgttgaAGCAAGTGGAATATTTATTCTCATATTGTACAGGTGTAATTTATAAACTCAGATTTATCATCATTGTgatcctttttttcaaacattttgccaaaaaattaggagctacaaccccccccccccaaaaaaaattatttagtgaATCCCATCACAAGAATATCGCAGTTGTAAATACATCATTAAAAATTCGTGCttctgtacttttttttctaaaatcataTCTAGGTAGGTGTACCTACCTCCGAAACTTGACAGgcttttcaaaatagaatctgtcaaaaaaagctcaattttggcatttgaaatttcttacgAATATTTTCGAATCTCTGCTCAATTATctttaaaaatacacaaacagATTTTCTTCAAGTAGCAATACTTTCGAGCAAATTAGACCACAGAGTTGGGCATTatgacgagaaatttcaattagctgaaaaaaaaacacacaagcCCAATGAATATGTTTTTGGAGCactattgaagaattttcaactcataaaattaagtaggtaatttcttcgttaatttacctactcttcaaaattcttcaaaaatactcagaATAAGTTTCGATAAGAATATTTGAATCctgtttgaaatatttccacCCATTGTTGATGAGTTGTAGGtatgagactttttcaaaaattccaaaaattgcgactcgatttaaagctaaaaaaactttcagaaatgcccccaaaaaaaaacagttttattGCAGCATTGGAAATTCTCGCCaataatttcaacacattttggtAGTTTGAGTGAAACtttatcaaaaatccaaaaaatcaagacacaaataatattaggtacatacctaactacgtacatacctacataaaaatgcTCGGAAttaccaagtaggtacctataaatgtaTATGTATtgtttataaaataataaaaattgttcaaaaaagcaACCATACGAATAAGTATATcaagaatttaataaaattgtacAGTACATAGGTAGGTGTAGATATCAATTTacccttgaagaaaaaaaataattatatcgaGTTTCACCCCCATCATATTCATTATGGTACATTCGGGTGctgaataaaattacaacttttgcAAAATCTACATAAATCTTCAGTATTATTATCAAAGAACCATCTCAACAAATTAGACACCACACGACGATCAGCATAATCCTTACTCCGCATCTTGGTACGCACAAAATGGATtcgcgtgtaatttttttttatcatatctaatttgaaatttttgctatcTTCTTCGTTTCCaaaataccattttaaaaatttatcgaaaaatatctCTTCTGAAGTTGACCACCACGTAGTATCACAcaacaattttaagaaaatccCATCCACATTATACGACTTCTTGAAGGCTGAATGTTCTTCAGGGTCCGGAATACACCATTCGAGAAATTCTATCCATTCGTCGAAGTAATCAATCTTGCCCTTGCGTGAGCATTTCATCGGATAGCTACGACACTGCTCTAATAATTTACTTTTCACTAGATTATATTCATTTTCTTCGGTAACAAATCGGCCAATGAATGTGCTGAAATGATTCGGACGAATTTTACTATTATTACATCGTGCTACGAGCAGGTTTCTGAGACTTCCAGCTGATGAAATCATCTGCGCTTTGAATTCTTCTAAGTCCTTTTTCTCGTTTGAAAACAACTCCCCAACGAACCACTCGAATTTAGCGAATTCATCATCGTTGTGAAGTAAAATAGAATCTAGATTCGAATCGAGTAGTTCTTTTCCCAATTGTTGAAAGTGTCTCGCATCCCTCGAACAAAAACACAGGTGATCTCTGAAATCTGAATAGAATCCGTTCGCAATCATTATGCCATGAATATCATGGAAACCCATCACTTCACTTTTGTAACACTCGACTTCGTCTTCGTTATTCGCTAAACAGACACTCATCAGTTGTTGGAAATCCGAAACTTTGGAACGTAAAGCGAATCCGTGGCAATTTCTCTCCCACAGCGAAACTTTATCAACGTCTCGTGATACGTTCAGCATATCTATGATAAATTTCATATCGTGACCATAACTATAGCGGCGATAAACAGACAACGTTTTAAATACTTCAAAATCTTGGTCGAGAAAATTGTGAATGTATTTATTAGAAACGGCAGATTTTAATTCGTCCGATGCATCTGACCAGATTTCCAGCAACAATTCGCTAATTTCATTGCAACGTGTATAACTCCTATCTAAAAAACCATCAGGACAGAATGCGATTTTCCACAATACGTACAGGACAGAAACAAACCTCCATTCATCTGCCAAAATCAAATGTCGCACGAGAGTCCACGATTGACGCGCAAACTGCAAGAAACGCTGATCGTGGTCCATGGCTAAAATTGCAAACGTCGCGTGGGCCTTCCCTTCGAATACTTCTTCAACCTGCACTCGGTTTAGTGTAGGTAATGTACGTATCGCAGCTCGGCATTCGCAATTTCTCAGGTAAAAAATAGTTTCATCCAGTGTTTCATGAGCTGGTAACATTTGATAAAACTGCTCAAACGCTGCTCTATCCTTTGCCCGATTTGCCAACTCTATCCATCGTTCTCTAAAATGCTCACTAGGCCTGTCgatgatcgaatttttttctgatttcatgACACCATTCCAGTAAGATACACTGCGCGTAAGCTGATCGCCGCTCCAAGAATTTCCATCGATTAGTGATATATTTGCTACCGAAGGCCAAAACCGTCTGACTTGATCTTCCAAATAATACAGACATGCCATTCTATAATTTCCGACGTCGCCGAGTTCACCCGAATTCAAGATATTCATCGCGGTCGCTTTGTAATCAATGGTTCCGGAAAAATCTAAGACCATATGCTTAATACATTTGGAAAATGTTCCTCGGTATCTAAAAACGTCACTGTGGAAAGTCTTCCAATGTATAAGTTCTTTGCCAACCGCGGAAATTTTTTCGTCTATTTGTGATCTGATTCGAGACGGAACCCGAACAACGAGTATTTCTTCGCAGCCGAAGACTTCTTTTTCCCACCCATACCAACCGAATCCATTTCTATAAACGTCTGAAGCTGCACATTTGAATTGCCATAACATTAACGCCACTTCGGTTGACGCCAGGAGTTGCAGTGACGACGGCGTATTCATGAAAAGGAAAGGGTATTCTTCGATGTCACCCATGTCGAACTGCAACCTCCGCgtgctcgaaaaaaattatacctgaAAAACAACAAGTTTTGCTTTTAATTATCGTGTAAGTAAGAACATCAAAGTAGATatgatttgtgaaaaaattaggcCTACTTCGAGAAGAGAAATtgggaatttctgaaaaaatatagtacaattttgatgaaagggCTGAAAATTTGTGAGAAATTCGAAATACTGCGAAGAAAATGtactttgagcaattttgacgattttttagcctaaatttggGTGatggtttttggaattttggaaaaagatcGTACGACATTTATCAAAATAGgtcaaaattcaacgaaaaattcaaatactcgcacgaaaatgttttttgaatgagcggtgaaatgtttttaatgttctatctgggtcattccacgtcaattggaccaagaagtggtaggtgggttcggcgatttttttgaaatttttcctgtggaaagaccttccgaagggatgaccaatggcgcaaatcgcagccctctagcccatttttaacggcagccagggggtggcaaagttttcagtgaaccaaaaatatcatccatttcagcagtggattgctcgataaccgcgatacctaccaaaatggaactttttcccatagttagaggttttgaaaggcttttaggtgatatcataaaaatcggtgttgccacttttttttgtacaaaaaattagctcaaaaagtttcaaaacgtagttttcatatcgtttcgactttcaaaaattctaaaaaaaatatattatggacaactgtttatgctgaacaacatattaaaaaattgggatggtaacttgtaacaaagtcgattttaaaaaatttaaactttgcgaaaaaatgcgatttttttatttaaaacatgaaaaaaagttttgattggtaaagttgacccatttgacccctatttttacgtatctgttgaaaaagttgaaaaaaccccttcactcggtgaaattaac encodes:
- the LOC135837554 gene encoding uncharacterized protein LOC135837554, giving the protein MGDIEEYPFLFMNTPSSLQLLASTEVALMLWQFKCAASDVYRNGFGWYGWEKEVFGCEEILVVRVPSRIRSQIDEKISAVGKELIHWKTFHSDVFRYRGTFSKCIKHMVLDFSGTIDYKATAMNILNSGELGDVGNYRMACLYYLEDQVRRFWPSVANISLIDGNSWSGDQLTRSVSYWNGVMKSEKNSIIDRPSEHFRERWIELANRAKDRAAFEQFYQMLPAHETLDETIFYLRNCECRAAIRTLPTLNRVQVEEVFEGKAHATFAILAMDHDQRFLQFARQSWTLVRHLILADEWRFVSVLYVLWKIAFCPDGFLDRSYTRCNEISELLLEIWSDASDELKSAVSNKYIHNFLDQDFEVFKTLSVYRRYSYGHDMKFIIDMLNVSRDVDKVSLWERNCHGFALRSKVSDFQQLMSVCLANNEDEVECYKSEVMGFHDIHGIMIANGFYSDFRDHLCFCSRDARHFQQLGKELLDSNLDSILLHNDDEFAKFEWFVGELFSNEKKDLEEFKAQMISSAGSLRNLLVARCNNSKIRPNHFSTFIGRFVTEENEYNLVKSKLLEQCRSYPMKCSRKGKIDYFDEWIEFLEWCIPDPEEHSAFKKSYNVDGIFLKLLCDTTWWSTSEEIFFDKFLKWYFGNEEDSKNFKLDMIKKNYTRIHFVRTKMRSKDYADRRVVSNLLRWFFDNNTEDLCRFCKSCNFIQHPNVP